One genomic segment of Methylocystis sp. SC2 includes these proteins:
- a CDS encoding malate--CoA ligase subunit beta, with translation MDVHEYQAKEILASHGVDVPPGTVAFSPDQAVYAATELGGSHWVVKAQIHAGARGKAGGVKLCRTYHEVQQAARDLLGKRLVTSQTGPEGKPVQRVYVEVADPFEREIYLGYVLDRKLERVRVIASKHGGMDIEEIAKNTPDELLQVIVEPAVGLQQFQARELAFQLGLSIKQVSRAVKTIMGAYRAFRDNDATMLEINPLVVTKDDKVLALDAKMSFDDNALFRRHNIVDMNDPSQSDPREAQASEHSLNYIGLDGEIGCIVNGAGLAMATMDMIKHAGGNPANFLDVGGGASPERVATAFRLVLSDRRVKVVLVNIFAGINRCDWVAQGVVDAVRAEKIEGVPLVVRLAGTNVEAGKKIIAESGIPIIQADTLAEAAEKAVAAYQGAK, from the coding sequence ATGGACGTCCACGAATATCAGGCCAAGGAAATACTGGCGAGTCACGGCGTCGATGTTCCGCCCGGCACGGTCGCTTTCAGCCCGGATCAGGCGGTCTACGCCGCGACTGAACTCGGCGGCTCGCATTGGGTCGTCAAGGCGCAAATTCACGCCGGCGCGCGCGGCAAGGCGGGCGGCGTCAAACTCTGCCGCACCTATCATGAAGTGCAGCAGGCGGCGCGCGATCTGCTCGGCAAGCGGCTCGTCACGTCGCAGACCGGACCGGAAGGCAAGCCGGTGCAGCGCGTCTATGTCGAGGTCGCCGATCCTTTCGAGCGCGAGATTTATCTTGGCTATGTTCTCGACCGCAAATTGGAGCGCGTGCGCGTCATCGCGTCAAAACATGGCGGCATGGATATCGAAGAGATCGCCAAGAACACCCCTGACGAACTGCTCCAGGTCATCGTCGAACCCGCCGTCGGCCTGCAGCAGTTTCAGGCGCGCGAACTCGCCTTTCAGCTCGGACTCAGTATCAAGCAGGTCTCACGCGCGGTGAAGACGATCATGGGCGCCTATCGCGCCTTCCGCGACAATGACGCGACCATGCTCGAAATCAATCCGCTCGTCGTCACCAAGGACGACAAGGTTCTGGCGCTCGACGCGAAGATGTCCTTCGACGACAATGCGCTGTTCCGCCGTCACAACATCGTCGACATGAACGATCCCTCGCAGAGCGATCCGCGCGAGGCGCAGGCGTCCGAGCACAGCCTGAACTACATCGGCCTCGACGGCGAAATCGGCTGCATCGTCAATGGCGCCGGACTCGCCATGGCGACCATGGACATGATCAAGCACGCCGGCGGCAATCCGGCGAACTTCCTCGACGTCGGCGGCGGCGCTTCGCCCGAGCGCGTCGCGACCGCGTTCCGTCTCGTTCTGTCGGATCGACGCGTCAAAGTCGTGCTCGTCAACATCTTCGCCGGCATCAATCGCTGCGACTGGGTCGCGCAGGGCGTCGTCGACGCGGTGCGCGCCGAAAAGATCGAGGGCGTGCCGCTCGTCGTGCGCCTCGCCGGCACCAATGTCGAAGCGGGCAAGAAGATCATCGCCGAAAGCGGCATTCCGATCATCCAGGCCGACACGCTGGCCGAAGCCGCCGAGAAGGCTGTCGCCGCCTATCAGGGCGCCAAGTAA
- the fchA gene encoding methenyltetrahydrofolate cyclohydrolase — MSAKNDTIGKFLDELASDAPTPGGGGAAALSGAMGAALVSMVCNLTIGKKNYEAVSADLQVTLAKAEKLRAELTAGVDEDVVAFNTLMGAYGLPRGTDEEKAKRSEAIQSALKEATLAPLKTCKICYDVIGLSKEAADKGNLNVISDAGVAVLAANAGLRSCALNVFINAKAIKDRDFAEQQLAEVNALLAKAAAETEAVYETVKAKIGG; from the coding sequence ATGAGCGCCAAGAACGATACAATTGGAAAATTCCTCGACGAACTCGCCAGCGACGCGCCGACTCCCGGCGGCGGCGGCGCGGCGGCGCTCTCGGGCGCAATGGGCGCGGCGCTGGTTTCTATGGTGTGCAACCTCACCATCGGCAAAAAGAATTATGAAGCCGTTTCCGCCGATCTGCAGGTCACTCTCGCCAAGGCTGAAAAGCTGCGCGCCGAGCTGACCGCGGGCGTCGATGAAGACGTCGTCGCCTTCAACACGCTGATGGGCGCCTATGGCTTGCCGCGCGGCACGGATGAGGAGAAGGCGAAGCGCTCCGAGGCGATCCAGTCGGCGCTGAAGGAAGCGACGCTGGCGCCGCTGAAGACGTGCAAAATCTGTTATGACGTCATCGGCCTGTCGAAAGAGGCCGCCGACAAGGGCAATCTCAACGTCATCAGCGACGCCGGAGTCGCGGTGCTCGCCGCCAACGCCGGCCTGCGCAGCTGCGCGCTCAACGTCTTCATCAACGCCAAGGCGATCAAGGATCGCGATTTCGCCGAGCAGCAGCTTGCCGAAGTCAATGCGCTGCTCGCCAAGGCCGCAGCCGAGACGGAAGCGGTCTATGAGACGGTCAAAGCCAAAATAGGCGGCTGA
- a CDS encoding NADP-dependent methylenetetrahydromethanopterin/methylenetetrahydrofolate dehydrogenase encodes MTKKLLFLFDTDPVPSVFDTVVGYDGGADHIIGYGAVTPENVGALVDGCIYTRGPKEKQCTAIFVGGGSMTAGEAVFKAVKKRFFSNFRVSAMLDSNGSNTTAAAGVALLAKASSLKGKKAVVLAGTGPVGMRAAAMLNIEGAEVTITSRQKSRAEAAANAIQERFGFTPAAIEAADNAARAQAVKGAQIVFAAGAIGVPLLDEQDWRNDPTIELIADCNAQPPLGIGGVEATDKAKERHGKIVIGALGLGGLKLKLHRECVGKLFDAADQVFDCENIYAQAKELA; translated from the coding sequence ATGACCAAGAAACTGCTTTTCCTTTTCGACACCGATCCGGTTCCGAGCGTGTTCGACACGGTCGTCGGCTATGACGGCGGCGCCGATCACATTATCGGCTATGGCGCCGTGACGCCCGAGAACGTCGGCGCGCTGGTCGACGGCTGCATCTACACGCGCGGCCCGAAAGAAAAACAATGCACCGCGATTTTCGTCGGCGGCGGCAGCATGACGGCCGGCGAAGCCGTGTTCAAAGCGGTGAAGAAGCGCTTCTTCTCGAATTTCCGCGTCTCGGCGATGCTCGATTCGAACGGCTCCAACACCACCGCCGCGGCCGGCGTGGCGCTGCTCGCCAAGGCGAGTTCGCTCAAGGGCAAGAAGGCCGTCGTGCTCGCCGGCACCGGCCCCGTCGGCATGCGCGCCGCCGCGATGCTGAATATCGAAGGCGCGGAAGTAACAATCACCTCGCGTCAGAAGTCGCGCGCCGAAGCGGCGGCCAACGCCATTCAGGAACGCTTTGGCTTCACGCCGGCGGCGATCGAAGCCGCGGATAATGCGGCGCGCGCCCAGGCCGTCAAAGGCGCTCAGATCGTCTTCGCGGCAGGCGCCATCGGCGTCCCGCTGCTCGACGAGCAAGATTGGCGGAACGATCCGACGATCGAACTCATCGCCGACTGCAATGCGCAGCCGCCGCTCGGAATCGGCGGCGTCGAGGCGACCGACAAGGCCAAGGAGCGTCACGGCAAGATCGTGATCGGCGCTCTAGGCCTTGGCGGGCTCAAGCTCAAACTGCATCGCGAATGCGTCGGCAAGCTGTTTGACGCCGCCGACCAGGTGTTCGACTGCGAAAATATTTATGCGCAAGCCAAAGAGCTCGCCTGA
- a CDS encoding D-2-hydroxyacid dehydrogenase has product MSHKIVFLDRETLDANVRKPNFPHEYTEYAQTPPDQIVERLKGATICITNKVPLREATLKQLPDLKLIAVAATGTDVIDKAYTSANGIVVSNIRNYAFNTLPEHVFALLFALRRNLINYYNSVRQGRWGYANQFCYFDYPIYDIAGSTLGIVGYGALGKEIEKRATALGMKVLINDVMDVPNKVDIPTILREADVVTLNLPLTPETKNMISAKEFASMKKTACIINTARGGIIDEQALADALRNGVIAGAGMDVLTVEPPKNGNILLDPTIPNLIITPHVAWASKEAMQVLADQLVDNIDAFVAGSPRNIVTA; this is encoded by the coding sequence ATGTCGCACAAAATCGTCTTTCTCGATCGCGAAACGCTCGACGCCAATGTGCGCAAGCCGAATTTTCCTCACGAATACACGGAATACGCCCAGACGCCGCCCGACCAGATCGTCGAACGCCTGAAGGGCGCCACGATCTGCATCACCAATAAGGTGCCGCTGCGCGAAGCGACCTTGAAACAGCTTCCCGACTTGAAGCTCATCGCCGTCGCCGCGACCGGCACCGACGTGATCGACAAGGCCTATACGAGCGCCAATGGGATTGTCGTTTCAAACATCCGCAACTACGCCTTCAACACGCTGCCCGAACATGTGTTCGCGCTGCTCTTCGCGCTGCGCCGCAATCTGATCAACTACTACAACTCGGTGCGGCAAGGCCGTTGGGGCTACGCCAATCAGTTCTGCTATTTCGACTATCCGATCTATGACATCGCCGGCTCGACGCTCGGCATTGTCGGCTATGGCGCGCTCGGCAAGGAGATCGAGAAGCGCGCCACGGCGCTCGGCATGAAGGTGCTGATCAACGACGTCATGGACGTGCCGAACAAGGTCGACATCCCGACGATTCTGCGCGAGGCGGACGTCGTGACGCTCAACCTGCCGCTCACGCCGGAGACGAAGAACATGATCAGCGCGAAGGAATTCGCGTCGATGAAGAAGACCGCCTGCATCATCAACACCGCGCGGGGCGGCATCATCGACGAGCAGGCGCTCGCCGACGCGTTGCGTAACGGAGTCATCGCCGGCGCCGGCATGGACGTTTTAACCGTCGAGCCGCCGAAGAACGGCAATATTCTGCTCGATCCGACGATTCCCAATCTCATCATCACGCCGCATGTCGCCTGGGCCTCGAAAGAGGCGATGCAGGTGCTCGCCGACCAGCTTGTCGACAATATCGACGCCTTTGTCGCCGGCAGCCCGCGCAACATCGTGACCGCGTGA
- a CDS encoding aminotransferase class V-fold PLP-dependent enzyme produces MLNSRIPGKNFLFVPGPTNLPDRIVRAMSVASEDHRSPTFPDLVKPLFPGLKKVFGTEKGHAFIFPASGTGGWEAAITNTLSPGDKVLAQRFGQFSHLWIDLCKRQGLDVVVQEREWGTGNDPELIEETLKADKNHEIKAVLATHNETATGVTSDIAAVRRAMDNAKHPAMLFVDGVSSVASLEFKMDEWGVDVIVSGSQKGFMLPAGLLLMAASQKAIAAGKSNKGRRAYFEFQDMIAQNANGYFPYTPSVPLLYGLKESLSILFEEGLDQVYKRHHHLAEGVRAAVSAWGLKCCAKEPKWNSDTVTAIVVPEGFDAAKVIEIAYKRYNLALGAGLSEVAGKVFRIGHLGDLNELMLLGAIGGAEMAMLDVGIPVTPGSGAAAAQAVYRANPLLKM; encoded by the coding sequence ATGTTGAATTCCAGAATTCCCGGCAAGAACTTCCTGTTTGTGCCGGGCCCGACCAATCTGCCCGACCGCATCGTGCGCGCCATGTCGGTCGCGTCCGAAGACCATCGCTCGCCGACCTTCCCTGATCTCGTCAAGCCGCTCTTCCCCGGCCTGAAGAAGGTCTTCGGCACCGAAAAGGGCCATGCCTTCATTTTCCCGGCGTCGGGCACCGGCGGCTGGGAAGCCGCGATCACCAACACGCTGTCGCCGGGCGACAAGGTTCTGGCGCAGCGCTTCGGCCAATTCTCCCATCTGTGGATCGATCTTTGTAAGCGTCAGGGCCTGGACGTCGTCGTGCAGGAGCGCGAATGGGGCACGGGCAATGATCCGGAGCTGATCGAAGAGACGCTGAAGGCCGACAAGAATCACGAGATCAAGGCCGTTCTCGCCACGCATAATGAGACGGCGACGGGCGTCACCTCCGACATCGCCGCGGTGCGCCGGGCGATGGACAACGCCAAGCATCCCGCCATGCTCTTCGTCGACGGCGTGTCTTCGGTCGCCTCGCTCGAGTTCAAGATGGACGAATGGGGCGTCGACGTGATCGTGTCGGGCTCGCAGAAGGGCTTCATGCTGCCGGCCGGCCTGCTGCTGATGGCGGCGAGCCAGAAGGCGATCGCAGCGGGCAAGAGCAACAAGGGGCGCCGCGCCTATTTCGAATTCCAGGACATGATCGCCCAGAACGCGAACGGCTATTTCCCCTACACGCCGTCCGTGCCGCTGCTCTATGGCCTCAAGGAGTCGCTCTCGATCCTGTTCGAGGAGGGCCTCGATCAGGTCTACAAGCGGCATCATCATCTCGCCGAGGGCGTTCGCGCGGCGGTTTCCGCATGGGGCCTCAAGTGCTGCGCCAAGGAGCCCAAGTGGAACTCCGACACCGTCACGGCGATCGTCGTGCCGGAGGGCTTTGACGCGGCCAAGGTCATCGAGATCGCCTACAAGCGCTATAATCTCGCGCTCGGCGCCGGTCTGTCCGAAGTCGCGGGCAAGGTGTTCCGCATCGGCCATCTCGGCGACCTCAACGAACTCATGCTGCTTGGCGCCATCGGCGGCGCGGAGATGGCCATGCTCGACGTCGGCATTCCCGTGACTCCCGGTTCGGGCGCGGCGGCGGCGCAGGCGGTCTATCGCGCCAATCCGTTGCTCAAGATGTAA
- a CDS encoding formate--tetrahydrofolate ligase produces MSERSAAAPGASGKDNQHLAPKSDIEISQAAKMRPIIDVARDKLGIPAEHVQPYGHYKGKISLDYISSLAGQTDGKLILVTAITPTPAGEGKTTTTVGLTDGLNHIGKKALCCLREPSLGPCFGVKGGAAGGGYAQVVPMEDINLHFTGDFHAIGAANNLLAALIDNHIYWGGEPKIDSRRVSWRRVVDMNDRALRSIVSSLGGVSNGFAREDGFDITVASEVMAIFCLASDFADLQRRLGDIIVGQTREKKSVRASEVKAAGSMAALLKDAIAPNLVQTLENNPAIIHGGPFANIAHGCNSVIATKAGLKLADYVVTEAGFGADLGAEKFFDIKCRKAGLKPDITVIVATIRALKMHGGVAKDDLKAENVAAVEKGFENLKRHIGNVRKFGVPVLVSINKFSSDTAAEMAALDTLCKAEGVDCVVADNWGSGGAGAADLARAVVNTIETQPSNFKPLYPDDMPLAEKVRTIAKELYGAADISYDSSIKARFAELEKEGFGNFPVCIAKTQYSFSTDPNAKGAPSAFTIPIRELRLSAGAEFIVVVCGDIMTMPGLPKVPAANNIYVDDSGRIAGLF; encoded by the coding sequence ATGTCAGAACGGTCAGCCGCCGCGCCGGGCGCGAGCGGAAAGGACAATCAGCATCTTGCGCCGAAGTCCGACATCGAGATTTCGCAGGCCGCCAAGATGCGGCCCATTATCGACGTCGCGCGCGACAAGCTCGGCATCCCGGCCGAACATGTGCAGCCCTACGGACACTACAAGGGGAAGATTTCCCTCGACTACATCTCCTCTCTCGCGGGGCAGACCGACGGCAAGCTGATCCTGGTCACGGCGATCACGCCCACCCCCGCCGGCGAAGGCAAGACGACGACGACCGTCGGCCTCACGGACGGTCTCAATCACATCGGCAAAAAGGCGCTGTGCTGTCTGCGCGAGCCCTCGCTCGGTCCCTGTTTCGGGGTCAAGGGCGGCGCCGCCGGCGGCGGCTATGCGCAGGTCGTGCCGATGGAGGACATCAATCTCCACTTCACCGGCGACTTCCACGCCATCGGCGCGGCGAACAATCTGCTCGCGGCGTTGATCGACAATCACATCTATTGGGGCGGCGAGCCCAAGATCGACTCGCGCCGGGTTTCCTGGCGGCGCGTCGTCGACATGAACGATCGCGCCTTGCGCTCGATCGTGTCGTCGCTCGGCGGCGTGTCGAACGGCTTCGCCCGCGAGGATGGATTCGACATCACCGTCGCTTCGGAGGTGATGGCGATCTTCTGTCTCGCCTCGGATTTTGCCGATCTGCAGCGGCGCTTGGGCGACATTATCGTCGGCCAGACCCGCGAAAAGAAGAGCGTGCGCGCCTCGGAAGTGAAGGCGGCGGGCTCCATGGCCGCGCTGCTCAAGGATGCGATCGCGCCCAACCTCGTTCAGACGCTCGAGAACAATCCGGCGATCATCCACGGCGGGCCTTTCGCCAATATCGCGCATGGCTGCAATTCGGTGATCGCGACGAAGGCCGGCCTGAAGCTCGCCGATTACGTGGTGACCGAGGCGGGCTTCGGCGCCGATCTTGGCGCCGAGAAGTTCTTTGACATCAAGTGCCGCAAGGCGGGCCTCAAGCCCGACATCACGGTGATCGTCGCGACGATCCGCGCGCTCAAGATGCATGGCGGCGTCGCCAAGGACGATCTGAAGGCCGAGAATGTCGCCGCGGTCGAGAAGGGCTTCGAGAATCTGAAGCGCCATATCGGCAATGTCCGCAAATTCGGCGTGCCGGTGCTCGTCTCGATCAACAAATTCTCATCTGACACCGCGGCCGAGATGGCGGCGCTCGACACGCTCTGCAAGGCGGAAGGCGTCGACTGCGTCGTCGCCGACAATTGGGGCTCCGGCGGCGCCGGCGCGGCCGATCTCGCTAGGGCGGTCGTCAACACCATCGAGACGCAGCCCTCGAACTTCAAGCCGCTCTATCCGGACGACATGCCGCTTGCCGAAAAAGTGCGCACGATCGCCAAGGAGCTCTACGGCGCCGCCGATATCTCCTATGATTCGAGCATCAAGGCGCGCTTCGCCGAACTGGAGAAGGAGGGCTTCGGCAACTTCCCGGTTTGCATCGCCAAGACGCAATACAGCTTCTCGACGGATCCGAACGCCAAAGGCGCGCCTTCGGCCTTCACGATCCCGATCCGCGAATTGCGTCTCTCCGCGGGCGCCGAGTTCATCGTGGTGGTGTGCGGCGACATCATGACGATGCCAGGACTGCCGAAGGTCCCTGCCGCCAACAACATCTACGTTGACGACTCCGGCCGCATCGCCGGCCTGTTCTAG
- the msrB gene encoding peptide-methionine (R)-S-oxide reductase MsrB: MADASFPVTHTDAEWRARLTPEQYEVMRGHGTERPGSCALNHEKRRGAFNCAGCGQPLFRSGEKFESGTGWPSFFDPLPGALGSTVDRSYGMVRTEVHCSRCGSHLGHVFNDGPPPTGLRYCINGVALDFQPE; this comes from the coding sequence ATGGCCGATGCGAGCTTCCCCGTAACCCACACCGACGCCGAATGGCGCGCGCGTCTCACGCCCGAGCAATATGAGGTCATGCGCGGGCATGGCACGGAGCGTCCCGGGAGTTGCGCGCTCAATCACGAAAAGCGCCGCGGCGCCTTCAATTGCGCCGGCTGCGGCCAGCCGTTGTTTCGCTCGGGCGAGAAGTTCGAAAGCGGCACCGGCTGGCCGAGTTTCTTCGATCCGCTTCCCGGCGCGCTCGGCTCGACCGTCGATCGCAGCTATGGCATGGTGCGCACGGAAGTGCATTGCAGCCGATGCGGCTCGCATTTGGGGCATGTCTTCAATGATGGCCCGCCGCCGACCGGCCTGCGCTATTGCATCAATGGCGTCGCACTCGATTTTCAGCCGGAGTAG
- a CDS encoding NAD(P)/FAD-dependent oxidoreductase, producing MSDKTFDAVVIGSGLGGLTAGALLAHAGYSVCLLERNFSLGGAASVYKVGPLTVEASLHQTSDARNPRDVKHDILRRLGILDELEWLPTGALYKVRGGPVGEAFELPFGFAAAYEALAARFPDKRAAIQRFLGEVEQIHDALWTLKQAREESSFAKLARGLWEVAPAAAGWQNSLHEIMERDFAGCEALKCALGANLAYYGDDPRRLWWIFYALAQGGYIASGGAYIKGGSRQLSLKLAKAITKTGGVVRMGRQVSAIETDADGNVVAIRHVARRAGDGEERIEARVVMANCAPSEAAAMMDAPARAKMEEAFGSRRLSTSLFSANFGLSAKPSTVGLTNFTTIVMPPDMRRFDQYGDGAGAMAEDPKGTLPLHTIANFTAVDSGLWDEPPILVSVLGLDRLDNWRDLPRDAGLARRERWLDAIQASLEKDYPGFSGLVTTRMLLNAYSMASYLNTPEGAVYGFAALPAEAPILMGFPRTPQTPIAGLYLASAFGGEHGFNGAMLSGAEAARLAERRLAVAT from the coding sequence ATGAGCGACAAGACATTCGACGCCGTGGTGATCGGCTCGGGACTGGGCGGATTGACGGCGGGCGCGCTGCTTGCGCATGCCGGCTACAGCGTCTGCCTGTTAGAGCGCAATTTCAGCCTGGGCGGCGCGGCGTCGGTGTACAAGGTCGGCCCGCTGACCGTCGAAGCCTCGCTGCATCAGACCTCCGACGCGCGCAACCCCCGCGACGTGAAGCACGACATCCTGCGTCGGCTGGGCATTCTCGACGAACTCGAATGGCTGCCCACCGGCGCCCTTTATAAGGTGCGCGGCGGGCCGGTCGGCGAGGCCTTCGAACTGCCTTTCGGCTTTGCGGCCGCCTATGAGGCGCTCGCCGCCCGCTTCCCCGACAAACGCGCCGCCATTCAAAGATTTCTCGGAGAGGTCGAGCAGATTCACGATGCGCTGTGGACCTTGAAGCAGGCCCGCGAGGAGAGCTCCTTCGCCAAATTGGCGCGCGGACTTTGGGAAGTCGCGCCGGCCGCGGCCGGCTGGCAGAATTCCTTGCACGAGATCATGGAGCGGGATTTCGCCGGCTGCGAGGCCTTGAAATGCGCGCTGGGCGCCAATCTCGCCTATTACGGCGACGACCCGCGCCGGCTCTGGTGGATCTTCTACGCGCTCGCGCAGGGCGGCTATATCGCCTCGGGCGGCGCCTATATCAAAGGCGGCTCGCGACAGTTGAGCCTCAAGCTCGCGAAGGCGATCACCAAGACCGGCGGCGTCGTGCGCATGGGCCGGCAGGTCAGCGCCATCGAGACCGATGCGGACGGCAATGTGGTCGCCATACGCCATGTCGCGCGGCGCGCCGGCGACGGCGAGGAACGCATCGAAGCGCGCGTCGTCATGGCGAATTGCGCGCCTTCGGAGGCGGCGGCGATGATGGACGCGCCCGCGCGCGCGAAAATGGAGGAGGCCTTCGGGTCCCGCCGGCTTTCGACCTCGCTGTTTTCAGCCAATTTCGGCCTGAGCGCGAAGCCCTCCACGGTCGGGCTGACGAATTTCACGACCATCGTGATGCCGCCCGACATGCGGCGCTTCGATCAATATGGCGATGGCGCCGGCGCGATGGCGGAGGATCCCAAGGGGACGTTGCCCCTCCATACGATCGCCAATTTCACCGCGGTCGACTCGGGTCTTTGGGACGAGCCGCCGATTCTCGTCAGCGTGCTCGGCCTCGATCGGCTCGACAATTGGCGCGATCTGCCGCGCGACGCGGGACTTGCGCGCCGGGAACGCTGGCTCGACGCCATACAGGCTTCTCTCGAGAAGGACTATCCAGGCTTTTCCGGCCTGGTCACGACGCGGATGCTGCTCAACGCCTATTCGATGGCGAGCTATCTCAATACGCCGGAGGGCGCCGTGTACGGCTTTGCGGCGCTGCCCGCCGAAGCGCCGATTCTGATGGGATTTCCGCGAACGCCGCAAACGCCGATCGCCGGACTCTATCTCGCCTCGGCTTTTGGCGGCGAGCATGGCTTCAACGGCGCGATGTTGTCGGGCGCCGAGGCCGCGCGGCTCGCCGAAAGACGGCTCGCCGTCGCGACCTGA
- a CDS encoding cation:proton antiporter has product MTGIWFQAALIFGLALIASMIAARFRISTALTEIIIGMCARTLFAATVGAEIFSAQEPWVKTLAGLGAIALTFLAGAELDPDVLKLKWREAASVGVASFLAPAIGCWAVAYYLLGWESSPALLAGIALAATSVAVVYTVMMEYGFNRTDFGKTILAACFITDLGTVVTLGLVFAPFTWKTAVFVAAVGAAFVGLPRATPVIFAKLGGRPSEFETKFLFFALMALGALATWAGSEGVLPAYLIGMALAGSVGRDNALIRRFRAVTIGLLTPFYFIRAGYFVSIPAVLAAPLGVVAFLAVEMATKVVSVYPVARRFGSPHKDAMYTTLLMASGLTFGTISALFGLSNNIIDENQYSTLVAAIIATAIVPTMIANSLYLPRHRLPREAAPQRVRSADPAKESVLEG; this is encoded by the coding sequence ATGACGGGGATCTGGTTTCAGGCGGCGCTCATATTCGGCCTCGCGCTCATCGCCTCGATGATCGCCGCGAGATTCCGCATCTCGACGGCGCTGACCGAAATCATCATCGGCATGTGCGCGCGGACGCTTTTCGCCGCGACTGTGGGCGCCGAAATCTTTAGCGCCCAGGAGCCTTGGGTCAAAACGCTCGCCGGACTTGGCGCCATCGCGCTGACGTTTCTCGCCGGCGCCGAACTCGATCCCGACGTTCTTAAACTGAAGTGGAGGGAGGCCGCGTCGGTCGGCGTCGCGAGCTTCCTTGCGCCCGCCATCGGCTGCTGGGCGGTCGCCTATTATCTGCTGGGTTGGGAGAGTTCGCCGGCGCTGCTCGCCGGCATCGCGCTCGCCGCCACCTCCGTCGCCGTCGTCTATACGGTGATGATGGAATATGGCTTTAACCGCACCGATTTCGGCAAGACCATTCTTGCCGCCTGTTTCATCACCGATCTCGGCACGGTCGTGACGCTCGGCCTCGTATTCGCGCCCTTCACCTGGAAGACCGCCGTGTTCGTCGCGGCGGTGGGCGCGGCGTTCGTCGGATTGCCGCGGGCGACGCCCGTGATCTTTGCGAAGCTGGGCGGGCGCCCCTCCGAATTCGAGACGAAATTCCTGTTCTTCGCGCTGATGGCGCTCGGCGCGCTCGCGACCTGGGCAGGGAGCGAAGGCGTCTTGCCCGCTTATCTCATCGGCATGGCGCTCGCGGGCTCCGTCGGCCGCGACAATGCGCTCATCCGCAGGTTCCGGGCGGTGACCATCGGCCTGCTGACGCCCTTCTATTTCATCCGAGCCGGATATTTTGTCTCCATCCCGGCCGTTCTCGCCGCGCCGCTTGGCGTCGTCGCCTTTCTTGCCGTCGAGATGGCGACCAAGGTCGTCAGCGTCTATCCCGTGGCGCGCCGGTTCGGTTCGCCGCACAAGGACGCGATGTATACGACGCTGCTGATGGCCTCCGGCCTCACATTCGGCACGATTTCGGCGCTTTTCGGCCTGTCGAACAATATCATCGACGAAAACCAATATTCGACGCTCGTCGCCGCGATCATCGCGACGGCGATCGTGCCCACGATGATCGCGAACAGTCTTTATTTGCCGCGCCATCGGCTGCCGCGAGAGGCGGCGCCGCAGCGCGTTCGTTCCGCAGATCCGGCGAAGGAGTCCGTCCTGGAGGGATAA